In the Topomyia yanbarensis strain Yona2022 chromosome 3, ASM3024719v1, whole genome shotgun sequence genome, one interval contains:
- the LOC131690993 gene encoding protein ST7 homolog yields MWDSSVFLSTLTPKFYVALTGTSSLISGLILIFEWWYFRKYGTSFIEQVSINHISPWIGGGETPAENNTSATPTTQSMPECKVWRNPLNLLRGAEYQRFYWATQKEPLTFYDMNLSAQDHQTFFTCEGDAGKAEYEIMQTAWRERNPVVRIKAANNAIEINPDCAPAYILLAEEEATTIVDAERILRTALKVAEGNYKKSQAVQHQGSIMEGLFRRDTNVLIYIKRRLAMCARKLGKLKEAVKMFRDLTKEIPPIMNVLNIHENLLEALLEMQAYADCQAVLAKYDDISLPKSATICYTAALLKARVVAEKFSPDIASKRGLTPAEMSAVEAIHRAVEFNPHVPKYLLEMKQLILPPEHILKRGDSEALAYAFFHLQHWKNVEGALNLLHCTWEGTFRMLPYPLERGHLFYPYPTCTECADRELLPAFHEVSVYPKKELPFFILFTAGLCSITALLALLTHQYPETMGIFASTTLNWFSLPFHFVKERIETIWPCNLLQHLSRI; encoded by the exons ATGTGGGACTCGTCCGTGTTTCTCAGTACAC TTACTCCTAAATTCTATGTAGCGTTGACCGGAACGTCCAGTTTGATTTCCGGTTTAATTTTGATATTTGAATGGTGGTACTTTCGTAAATATGGAACATCCTTCATCG AACAAGTTTCCATCAACCACATCAGCCCGTGGATCGGCGGTGGGGAAACGCCAGCTGAAAATAACACCAGCGCCACACCGACTACGCAAAGCATGCCAGAGTGTAAAGTTTGGCGTAATCCGTTGAATCTCCTTCGGGGTgcggagtatcagcgattttaTTGGGCAACTCAGAAAGAACCGCTGACTTTCTATGATATGAATCTTTCGGCTCAGGACCATCAGACGTTCTTTACATGTGAAG GAGATGCTGGAAAAGCGGAATACGAGATCATGCAGACGGCGTGGCGCGAGAGAAACCCAGTGGTTCGTATTAAGGCGGCCAATAATGCTATTGAAATCAATCCAGACTGTGCTCCGGCCTACATTCTGCTGGCAGAAGAGGAGGCCACGACTATTGTCGATGCGGAGCGGATTTTACGGACGGCTTTGAAAGTTGCCGAAGGAAACTATAAAAAATCACAGGCTGTCCAACATCAAGGTTCCATCATGGAAGGCCTTTTCCGTCGGGATACGAACGTACTAATCTATATTAAACGACGGCTAGCAATGTGCGCCCGAAAGTTGGGTAAATTAAAAGAAGCTGTAAAAATGTTTCGTGATCTCACCAAAGAGATACCGCCGATTATGAACGTGTTGAATATTCATGAAAACTTGCTCGAGGCGTTACTGGAAATGCAAGCTTATGCAGATTGTCAGGCTGTACTGGCCAAGTATGATGATATTTCGTTGCCGAAATCGGCAACTATTTGCTATACTGCAGCTCTGCTCAAAGCACGTGTAGTAGCTGAGAAATTTTCACCAGACATTGCTTCCAAGCGGGGATTGACGCCTGCCGAGATGAGTGCCGTGGAAGCAATTCACCGAGCAGTGGAGTTCAATCCCCATGTCCCCAAGTATCTGCTCGAAATGAAACAACTAATTCTCCCTCCGGAGCACATTCTGAAGCGGGGAGACTCGGAAGCTCTAGCCTATGCTTTCTTCCACCTGCAGCACTGGAAAAACGTCGAAGGGGCGTTGAACCTGCTGCACTGTACCTGGGAGGGAACATTCCGGATGCTTCCATACCCACTCGAACGAGGCCATCTGTTCTATCCGTACCCCACCTGCACGGAGTGTGCCGATCGGGAGCTGTTGCCAGCATTTCACGAAGTATCCGTCTATCCAAAGAAAGAACTGCCTTTTTTCATTCTGTTCACAGCCGGTCTCTGCTCGATAACAGCTCTGTTGGCACTGCTCACCCATCAGTATCCGGAAACGATGGGTATTTTCGCTAGCACCACACTTAACTGGTTCTCGCTGCCGTTCCATTTCGTCAAGGAACGGATCGAAACCATCTGGCCGTGCAATCTGCTGCAACATCTGTCacgaatttaa